In one bacterium genomic region, the following are encoded:
- the glyS gene encoding glycine--tRNA ligase subunit beta, giving the protein MSRELVLEIGTEEIPAAYLPPALDQIRQLAEKELTALRVPFGETRAYATPRRIVLHVTGVAGRQETSVKQVMGPATNVAYDDKGNPTKAAEGFARGQGIKVRDLTVVLTPKGEYVAAVRSEASRPTADILPQIMPRIITSLHFPKFQRWGYMSLRFPRPIRWILCLFGSDVVDFDLEGIRSGRMMRGHRFMAPGPFEIRDTKDYFLQVRKAKVVLDQDERRGIISEGVRKAAEKVGGKAIPDNELINEVTYLVEYPVIVTGTYEDRYLALPREVLITSMRSHQRYFTVTNRNNRLLPYFITISNNVVKSSKVVAHGNERVLRARLEDAMFFYQEDRKVSQKARAEELKDVVFQQKLGTSWEKMERFSSLAAAIVRKVEPDAVKEVKRVAYLCKSDLVSQMVCEFAELQGVMGREYALLEGEDKAVADGILEHYYPRYSGDRTPKTAGGAAVSIADRMDTVCGCFGIGITPTGTADPYGLRRHALAIIAILMDRGWRVSLTDLMKQSLRLLGDKTDVPPKEALEGLEEFFRGRLHNLFTGRGYRHDVVSAVLADHWRDPVDAAARIDALTAFSRKAGFADLMLSFKRVMNIIPVGFRGKVDRPTAGQKVEKGLIDSATAVGRDAAASLDKGEYLKVLNTLAKMKKPVDAFFDGVMVMDEDPAAQKNRLAILGTVSELFARVADFRKIVTDKESAFEPVADS; this is encoded by the coding sequence ATGAGCCGAGAACTCGTACTGGAGATCGGAACGGAAGAGATCCCGGCCGCCTACCTGCCTCCGGCGCTGGACCAGATAAGGCAGCTGGCCGAAAAAGAGCTGACAGCCCTGAGGGTTCCCTTCGGCGAGACCAGGGCGTATGCCACTCCGAGGCGCATCGTCCTGCACGTCACCGGCGTCGCCGGCCGGCAGGAGACGAGCGTCAAACAGGTCATGGGACCGGCCACGAACGTGGCCTACGATGACAAGGGCAACCCTACGAAGGCGGCCGAAGGGTTCGCGAGGGGGCAGGGGATCAAAGTCAGGGACCTTACTGTCGTGTTGACGCCAAAGGGAGAGTATGTCGCCGCGGTGAGGTCCGAGGCCAGCCGGCCCACTGCTGACATCCTCCCCCAGATCATGCCCCGCATCATCACCTCACTGCACTTTCCCAAGTTCCAGAGATGGGGCTACATGAGCCTCAGGTTCCCCAGGCCCATCCGGTGGATCTTGTGCCTTTTCGGGAGCGACGTGGTGGATTTCGACCTTGAAGGGATCAGATCGGGACGGATGATGCGCGGGCACAGGTTCATGGCCCCCGGACCTTTCGAGATCAGGGATACGAAAGATTATTTCCTGCAGGTCAGGAAAGCCAAGGTCGTCCTCGATCAGGACGAAAGGCGCGGCATCATCAGTGAGGGGGTCCGGAAAGCGGCCGAAAAGGTCGGCGGCAAGGCGATCCCGGACAACGAACTGATCAACGAGGTGACATACCTGGTCGAGTACCCGGTCATCGTGACGGGGACCTACGAGGACAGGTACCTTGCCCTTCCGCGGGAGGTCCTCATCACCTCCATGAGATCCCACCAGCGTTACTTTACCGTCACCAACAGGAACAACCGGCTCCTGCCCTATTTCATCACCATCAGCAACAACGTGGTCAAAAGCAGCAAGGTCGTGGCCCACGGCAACGAGAGAGTTCTCAGGGCCCGCCTCGAAGACGCCATGTTCTTCTACCAGGAGGACCGGAAGGTTTCCCAGAAAGCGCGTGCGGAGGAACTCAAGGACGTGGTCTTCCAGCAGAAGCTGGGCACATCCTGGGAAAAGATGGAGCGTTTCAGCTCACTGGCGGCCGCTATCGTGCGCAAGGTTGAACCCGATGCCGTCAAGGAGGTCAAAAGGGTCGCCTACCTGTGCAAAAGTGACCTTGTCAGCCAGATGGTGTGCGAGTTCGCGGAACTCCAGGGAGTCATGGGCAGGGAATACGCCCTCCTCGAAGGGGAGGACAAGGCTGTGGCCGACGGGATCCTGGAGCATTACTACCCCAGGTATTCGGGCGACAGGACACCAAAAACGGCGGGCGGCGCAGCGGTCAGCATCGCCGACAGGATGGATACCGTATGCGGGTGTTTCGGCATCGGGATCACTCCCACGGGGACCGCGGACCCCTACGGATTGAGACGCCACGCACTGGCCATCATCGCCATCCTCATGGACAGGGGCTGGAGAGTGTCCCTGACCGACCTCATGAAACAGTCCCTCAGGCTTCTCGGGGACAAGACGGACGTGCCCCCGAAAGAGGCACTGGAGGGCCTCGAGGAGTTCTTCCGCGGCCGGCTGCACAACCTGTTCACAGGCCGCGGCTACCGCCACGACGTCGTCTCGGCCGTTCTCGCCGACCATTGGAGAGACCCGGTGGACGCGGCGGCGAGGATCGATGCCCTCACGGCCTTCAGCAGGAAGGCCGGTTTTGCCGACCTGATGCTCTCCTTCAAACGGGTCATGAACATCATCCCGGTGGGGTTCAGGGGCAAGGTTGACCGCCCGACAGCCGGCCAGAAGGTGGAAAAGGGGCTCATCGACTCGGCAACCGCCGTTGGCAGGGACGCCGCGGCCAGCCTGGACAAGGGGGAGTACCTGAAGGTGCTCAACACCCTCGCGAAGATGAAAAAACCGGTGGACGCCTTCTTCGACGGCGTCATGGTCATGGACGAGGACCCCGCTGCTCAGAAGAACAGACTGGCCATCCTGGGCACCGTATCAGAGCTTTTCGCCCGGGTGGCTGATTTCAGGAAAATCGTCACCGACAAAGAATCTGCCTTTGAACCTGTTGCAGATTCCTAG
- the glyQ gene encoding glycine--tRNA ligase subunit alpha, with protein MKKKTYQQVVLDLERFWADKGCVIQQPYDLEVGAGTLNPATLLRALGPEPWNVAYVEPSRRPTDGRYGENPNRLQHYYQYQVILKPSPDNIQDLYLESLYALGIDPGKHDIRFVEDDWENPTVGAWGLGWEVWLDGMEITQFTYFQQAGTVECNPVCAELTYGLERIAMYLQGVDNVYNLIWTDGVTYGDVHHRGEVEHSTYNFEVADTDMLFKLFDMYEAESKRILEKGLILPALDFCLKCSHTFNLLDARGAISVTERTSFIHRVRDLCRGCAVSYVRQREDMGFPLMGKNFIADQKGLTGGPKS; from the coding sequence ATGAAGAAGAAAACCTATCAGCAGGTGGTCCTCGATCTGGAGAGGTTCTGGGCCGACAAGGGGTGCGTCATCCAGCAGCCCTACGACCTGGAGGTCGGAGCGGGGACCCTCAACCCGGCCACCCTCCTCAGGGCCCTCGGACCGGAGCCGTGGAACGTGGCCTACGTGGAGCCCTCCAGGAGGCCGACGGACGGACGGTACGGTGAGAACCCCAACCGTCTTCAGCACTACTACCAGTACCAGGTCATCCTGAAACCTTCCCCCGACAACATCCAGGACCTGTACCTCGAGAGCCTTTACGCCCTCGGGATCGACCCCGGAAAACACGACATCCGGTTCGTGGAGGACGACTGGGAGAACCCCACGGTGGGCGCCTGGGGCCTCGGCTGGGAGGTGTGGCTCGACGGCATGGAGATCACCCAGTTCACCTACTTCCAGCAGGCCGGTACGGTGGAGTGTAACCCGGTGTGCGCCGAGCTGACCTACGGCCTGGAGCGGATCGCCATGTACCTCCAGGGGGTCGATAACGTCTACAACCTCATCTGGACCGACGGTGTCACCTACGGGGACGTCCACCACCGGGGAGAGGTGGAGCATTCCACCTACAACTTCGAGGTGGCCGATACGGATATGCTGTTCAAGCTGTTCGACATGTACGAGGCCGAGTCCAAAAGGATACTGGAAAAAGGACTCATCCTGCCGGCCCTCGACTTCTGCCTGAAATGTTCCCATACTTTCAACCTGCTCGACGCACGGGGCGCCATCAGCGTCACCGAGAGGACCAGCTTCATACACCGGGTCCGCGACCTGTGCCGGGGATGCGCCGTCTCTTACGTCCGGCAGAGGGAAGACATGGGCTTCCCCCTCATGGGCAAGAATTTCATCGCGGACCAGAAAGGGCTGACCGGAGGACCGAAATCATGA